A region of the Pecten maximus unplaced genomic scaffold, xPecMax1.1, whole genome shotgun sequence genome:
AATTCCGACATCCCGATCATGATCACAGACTGGTTTTTGAATGTGTGCTGGATGTAAATTTCGGACAACCACTTGATGCACACTTGCAAAGTTTTTCACATATATCACAACATAGATGTAATGGGTCAATTGTGTCTGTTTTAGTGCCATATGAAGTACATAGCACCTCACGCCTACACTTAGTGTCTTTTACTAGTTTCACCAACTCTTCCTCTACTCGTTTTAAATGCCCCTTGTGACATTTATAGATAATAAGTTCCTGGGAAAAAAACTCCATCTCTTCCTGCTCTTCCCATTTGTTGAACTAGAGTGTCCATTTCCCTAGGCAGTCCATAATGAACAATGTTGTGTACACCAAAGAAATTGACACCCATTCCTGCAGAATTTGTACAAATTAAAACTCTTATTCTCCCATCTTTTGCCATATTTCCTCTTATGTAACCTTTCTTGCTTTCAACTGTTTTGCTATGAAACATGTCAAAAAGGTCACTTTTACCAAATCTTTTCCTAAAAATTGCATATATTTTGGAAACATCACTAATAGATTCGGAAAAAACAACATGTCTCGGAAAGTTTTCCTTTTGATTTTCCAATCCAACTTACAACCAATTAAATGTATCTTCAATGTCGCTGTTGTTTGGTATACACATTGAggatatctttatatttttccTGTCTGGTGATTCTGAAACAAGGACTGAATTCTGTCGAAAGCAGAGGCTCCTCATAATTTTTCTGCGTTGAGATGGAGCTGATGTTGCAGTTAAAGCTGCTATTGGAACATCGGGTCGAACAGCACGTAGCTCACCTATGTGGGAAAACCACTCCCTGAAGGCAACATCTTTCTGTCCTTCACTTGACCCCCTGAAATTATACACATAAGAGTGTTGATAAAGAGATACAGCAGGTAACTTGCATCATCTATGGACTGTTATAAGacagaaacatatatacaatgtatatatgcaGGGATACACATGTACATTCCTGATATACATCATTATTAAATGCACTTTACATCTCAGTGTTACatttgatttacatgtatattttcatttcaaaatattttattcaatgaaacatttgaattaatttacatacaatatttcataatatactgtactgtatagaatttagatataaaaatggattggacatgtacaacaggctaagcctatacagGTCGTTTCCGTACTTCcgttatcataaatattataaataatcttagtgatatacaaaaaaaaaccgatATGTAGTTGTATTTCTAATACGCgtatattcattttattaatcTCACCATTGGATTACTGTGTGCGCTTCATCTACGACGAGCACTTTCAATCTGTCTCCGTAGGATGTCAACATGTTCCTCCACTTTCTTTCGCCTACTAAAGCCTCTGGACTCccgaaaacaaaattaaattctCCATTGATAATGTATTCTTCCTCGGCCAAATCTTTTCCAATGTATGTTGCCTTGAACCCGAGGTTACGCAGTCGATCAGTTTGTTCTTTCATAATACTAACAAGTGGCGCAACAATTACGACGATAGCGTTTGGAAAAATGACAGGCACACATTCGTAAATCATGGATTTACCACTTCCTGTTTTGGTACCAACAAAGACATCTTTTCCAGTACATATAGCTTCTAGACCTTTGATCTGGTTTTCCCTTAAAGATTCAATATTGAAACGCTCTGCGACTTCTCTTTCTTTTTCCTTTATGGCctccatgtttgtttgtaaacatcaccgatcAGTACATCTGTAacgctcgttttgattggttgaacaTTTATGCGTAAAGGGCggtaatttcgaatctccgctagagggccaaATTTTACGgctatatccgccaagggttcgtggagtgaaacgtaatcagaagccttggctagcgaagatgggttGATTGTGACTGTGGTACTCTTTGTAAATTTTGATGGGGCTTCGGAATCAATGGAAATAAGTCGCGAATTTGTCTTGGCAGAATTGAAATGGATTTGCTATTATTATTGCCTAATGAAACTGGGCCGGTGGGCTTTCCAGTATCATTTGAAGCAGATGAATTTGTGCTGTCATTTGACAAATCCTCAGATCTCTGGgtaatatcaatatctgtagGTTGATCAAAATCGTC
Encoded here:
- the LOC117319979 gene encoding ATP-dependent DNA helicase RecQ-like, with the protein product MEAIKEKEREVAERFNIESLRENQIKGLEAICTGKDVFVGTKTGSGKSMIYECVPVIFPNAIVVIVAPLVSIMKEQTDRLRNLGFKATYIGKDLAEEEYIINGEFNFVFGSPEALVGERKWRNMLTSYGDRLKVLVVDEAHTVIQWGSSEGQKDVAFREWFSHIGELRAVRPDVPIAALTATSAPSQRRKIMRSLCFRQNSVLVSESPDRKNIKISSMCIPNNSDIEDTFNWL